From Humisphaera borealis, the proteins below share one genomic window:
- a CDS encoding glycosyltransferase: MHRPGLAISASLAQRPGIGGHAWVILQYLLGFRRLGYRVLFLDSLSTDMCVDRQGKPADFASSWNLTYFMDVMRQFDLADSFSLDFNNGQAVVGVPRSQVIEQLRSADLLINIMGYLADPDLLAAARTRVFLDIDPGFGQMWRDLGWADIFAGHDRFVTVGMNIGRPGCLVPTCGLDWIASSPPIVLEHWPAVTTRPARDRFTSVISWRGPFGPIDFRGRTFGLRCHEFRKYAELPKNTGLPFELALDLHPDEAKDAAMLDAGGWKRVSPRQVACTPDDYRHYVQGSWAELMIAKNLYVDTAGGWFSDRTVCYLASGRPALVQDTGLRDHYPLGEGLVTFSSPQEAAEGAFRIARNYAFHSRRAREIAEAYFDSDRVLSKLLERIV, encoded by the coding sequence ATGCATCGACCTGGCCTGGCCATCTCCGCTTCTCTCGCCCAGCGTCCCGGCATCGGCGGACATGCATGGGTCATTCTGCAATACCTGCTCGGCTTTCGGCGGCTTGGGTATCGCGTGTTGTTTCTGGATTCGCTCTCAACCGACATGTGTGTGGATCGTCAGGGCAAACCGGCCGATTTTGCCAGCTCTTGGAACCTGACCTACTTCATGGACGTGATGCGGCAGTTTGACCTCGCCGACTCCTTCTCGCTCGATTTCAACAATGGACAGGCAGTGGTCGGAGTTCCACGCTCCCAGGTGATCGAACAACTGCGGTCGGCGGATCTGCTAATCAACATCATGGGCTACCTGGCCGACCCGGACCTGCTGGCCGCCGCTCGGACGCGCGTTTTCCTCGACATCGACCCTGGCTTCGGACAGATGTGGCGCGACCTGGGTTGGGCCGACATCTTTGCCGGGCATGATCGGTTTGTGACAGTGGGAATGAACATCGGCCGGCCAGGATGCCTCGTTCCGACGTGCGGGCTGGACTGGATTGCTTCTTCGCCACCGATCGTGCTTGAGCATTGGCCGGCGGTCACAACCCGCCCGGCGAGGGATCGCTTTACCAGCGTCATCAGTTGGCGAGGACCATTCGGGCCGATCGATTTTCGCGGTAGAACGTTCGGGCTTCGCTGTCATGAGTTTCGCAAATACGCCGAACTACCCAAGAACACGGGCCTGCCATTCGAGCTGGCACTGGACCTTCACCCTGACGAGGCGAAGGATGCCGCGATGCTTGATGCCGGCGGCTGGAAGCGCGTGAGCCCCCGACAGGTTGCCTGCACGCCGGACGACTACAGACACTATGTTCAGGGGTCGTGGGCGGAACTCATGATCGCCAAGAACCTCTACGTCGACACTGCCGGCGGATGGTTCAGTGATCGGACTGTCTGCTACCTGGCCAGCGGCCGACCGGCGCTGGTGCAGGATACCGGGCTGCGCGACCATTACCCGCTTGGCGAAGGACTGGTAACCTTCTCCAGCCCACAGGAAGCGGCGGAAGGCGCTTTTCGCATCGCTCGAAACTACGCATTTCATTCGCGACGCGCCCGCGAGATCGCCGAGGCCTATTTCGATTCAGACCGCGTGTTGAGCAAATTGTTAGAGAGAATAGTGTGA
- a CDS encoding FkbM family methyltransferase gives MRELEDLFRHLGNRGFRPRTVIDVGVAHGTHALYAQFPDAYYHLFEPVAEFEKDIRWHLTRLRGEYWPVALSDKPGVQSLFLTGQSDGASLMHSDVPPENPQLRQVEVSTLDTAFKDKTVEGPILLKTDCQGADLKVIQGGLNFVTHCDVIVLEVGMFHYWGPSTPDFTDVIRYMADIGFVTYDVVGHMDRPRDGALGQVDVAFVKRDGMFRDSHKWS, from the coding sequence ATGCGAGAACTCGAAGATCTGTTCCGCCATCTTGGCAATCGCGGGTTCCGCCCGCGAACCGTCATTGACGTCGGCGTCGCGCATGGCACGCATGCTTTGTACGCTCAGTTCCCTGACGCGTATTACCATCTATTTGAGCCCGTCGCCGAGTTCGAGAAAGACATCCGCTGGCACTTAACCCGGCTCCGCGGCGAGTATTGGCCCGTTGCTCTATCCGACAAACCAGGGGTTCAGTCGCTGTTTTTGACGGGACAGTCTGATGGTGCGTCGCTCATGCACTCGGACGTGCCACCCGAAAATCCGCAACTCCGCCAGGTTGAGGTATCGACCCTGGACACGGCGTTCAAAGATAAGACCGTGGAAGGGCCGATCCTGCTAAAAACCGATTGTCAGGGCGCGGACCTTAAGGTCATTCAGGGCGGATTGAATTTTGTCACCCATTGCGACGTGATCGTTCTGGAAGTCGGCATGTTCCATTATTGGGGCCCATCGACTCCGGACTTCACAGATGTCATCCGCTACATGGCGGATATTGGATTCGTAACTTACGACGTGGTCGGACACATGGATCGGCCGCGTGACGGAGCTCTGGGACAAGTCGATGTGGCCTTCGTCAAAAGAGACGGGATGTTTCGCGACAGTCATAAATGGTCGTAA
- a CDS encoding sulfotransferase family protein: MNANYPDTRICVQEEGEDLRYYTDKELADFDLISGHFGFAIRRRLEADRHCITILREPISRIISGYHYWRTLVDTPLGNACNSMDIYQFSQSLDPTVIEFIDNAQTWQLFWDYTTAARRRFEKIPPSEVLATARKNLRSFDFVGVQENMPGVLSTMATRFNWRWTDDVADRINSSPNPKAAGEVDLKRLRESLGSKVRLDDELYQLALQLFRKAH, translated from the coding sequence ATGAATGCGAACTACCCTGACACGCGCATCTGCGTGCAGGAAGAGGGTGAGGATCTTCGATATTACACGGACAAGGAACTGGCCGATTTCGACCTGATTTCAGGCCACTTTGGCTTTGCCATTCGCCGGCGGCTTGAAGCCGACCGCCACTGCATCACTATTCTGCGGGAACCGATCTCCCGAATCATCTCGGGATACCATTACTGGAGGACACTGGTCGACACGCCGCTGGGAAACGCTTGCAATTCCATGGACATCTATCAGTTTTCTCAATCCCTAGACCCGACGGTCATTGAGTTTATTGACAATGCCCAGACCTGGCAGTTGTTCTGGGACTATACGACTGCGGCCCGCCGACGGTTCGAAAAGATTCCTCCATCGGAGGTGCTCGCGACCGCGCGAAAGAACCTTCGATCGTTCGATTTCGTTGGAGTTCAGGAGAACATGCCGGGCGTTCTGAGCACGATGGCCACTCGATTCAATTGGCGATGGACGGATGACGTCGCTGATCGCATCAACTCGTCCCCTAATCCAAAAGCCGCAGGAGAGGTCGATCTGAAGCGGCTTCGCGAATCGCTGGGTTCTAAGGTTCGACTGGACGACGAACTCTATCAGTTGGCCCTTCAGCTTTTCCGTAAAGCACATTAA
- a CDS encoding glycosyltransferase family 2 protein, with the protein MAPVKNGSREAAVSAVTDPVMNSEQRRQELQSTLDSLRQFVPLRNGTDKHELESFVTSRRIGYQSLVERIRGIIRSRFSIGGPILIVSKGDDELLKLGGRVAWHFPRAADGGYAGHHPHDSATAIQHLEELRRASAEFLLVPSTSLWWLDFYAEFAEHLKAHYSEVYREEGAGVIYRLAVKADVRKAIDVAASEPSPSDSTSLRIETSQALGAVGRHKDAYDVLCEGLLETPGSPELLLELARRASARGEHTDANRFAEQAIQCPEADRNIYFELAKMAWDAGRLATVEKRLSAMVSRFPDDGQAVSELINLLCARMEAPSDPPDPTIAVRLVEVLRSKLPCGLISSDALLRSAESLGTTVAQDLAADCLATALRKTDPHSAPVKDWLLRLLRPVVTDPASLPMNDARALAGLLTQLGNGYLVSQQRFKASACYLIAKALSPLAHAARVNLGFAAIARGDAVSAISHLEGVDRVYADESSLVCWPSREGTAWPYDSFRIGDAFNALKDPSVEWPTITVITPSFNQAAYVEETLLSILNQEYPRLQYIVVDGGSTDGTCEILERYRSRIDILIIEPDKGQTDAINKGLAQATGELITWVNSDDQLGPGALFMLAATHLAEDADVIAGYCLEHANRQFKLINLPAADPKTFNIEHLADIFHFWLKGHFFYQPEVIFTRRILDRVGPELNRNLYFTMDYEFWCRCAKAGARFAKARWPVAMFRKHDAQKTSDLDRTVIEQGEVRDTFVKPGPDFERKLEIAGRLAKGFSTPTPRLTVVSTRAPRFFSPDTARELSDQPIEGVNVRFISDLAKIDPDDPSPVLLLVHLHNEQAGLRKLREAKYRAPVIGWHWDSHHHVFENFRCSADLDLFSSGHAFSGGYLRASGRIMVESVPLCVTQWTKAEAAELYVRFSRATRKDSLYGGFVRYEFARRRNTLIEQLRYRGMEDVYFLEESESGAYFNRSAEERFRDWTTYKTSLCLPLGGDLSMRFFDALLTGQIPIVPRDVHDLDLVISPELQQELPVIRFDQYDPEQVCAAHATALARYDLDGAAGAHKRHLYALENHMMSQRLAQFIRLLKQHGAPYRGRVSQ; encoded by the coding sequence GTGGCACCCGTCAAGAACGGCAGTCGTGAGGCAGCGGTTTCTGCCGTGACTGACCCGGTCATGAACTCAGAACAGCGACGCCAGGAGCTTCAATCGACCCTGGACTCGCTGAGGCAGTTTGTCCCACTTCGAAACGGGACTGACAAACATGAGCTCGAATCTTTCGTCACCAGTCGGCGGATCGGCTATCAGTCGCTGGTCGAACGGATTCGGGGAATCATCCGAAGCAGGTTCTCGATCGGCGGCCCCATTCTCATTGTCAGCAAAGGTGACGATGAGCTACTGAAACTTGGCGGACGCGTCGCGTGGCACTTCCCCCGCGCCGCCGATGGCGGATATGCGGGGCATCATCCTCACGACAGCGCAACTGCCATCCAGCACCTTGAAGAGTTGCGGCGCGCCTCGGCGGAGTTCCTCTTGGTCCCGTCGACGTCTCTGTGGTGGCTCGACTTCTATGCAGAGTTTGCCGAGCACCTGAAAGCTCACTACTCGGAGGTCTATCGCGAGGAGGGCGCAGGCGTAATCTACCGGCTGGCCGTCAAGGCCGACGTTAGAAAGGCCATTGATGTTGCTGCTAGTGAGCCCAGCCCATCGGATTCCACGTCTTTGCGGATCGAAACCTCTCAAGCGTTAGGGGCAGTGGGCCGGCACAAAGACGCCTATGACGTTTTGTGCGAAGGACTGCTGGAAACTCCAGGGTCGCCTGAGCTATTGCTGGAACTCGCCCGGCGGGCCTCTGCCCGTGGGGAACATACCGATGCAAACCGTTTTGCAGAGCAAGCGATTCAATGTCCTGAAGCAGATCGAAATATCTATTTTGAACTCGCAAAGATGGCTTGGGACGCCGGTCGGCTAGCAACGGTTGAGAAGCGGCTGTCGGCCATGGTGTCGCGGTTTCCGGACGACGGTCAGGCCGTTTCGGAACTCATCAACCTGTTGTGCGCCCGGATGGAGGCCCCCTCGGACCCGCCAGACCCCACGATTGCAGTCCGATTGGTCGAGGTATTGCGGTCGAAACTGCCTTGTGGACTGATCTCCAGTGACGCCCTTTTAAGGTCAGCCGAATCGCTCGGCACCACTGTAGCTCAGGATCTCGCCGCTGACTGCCTCGCAACCGCCCTTCGCAAAACCGATCCGCATTCCGCTCCGGTGAAAGACTGGCTTTTGAGGCTTCTGCGGCCAGTCGTTACCGATCCGGCGTCATTGCCCATGAACGATGCCCGCGCGTTGGCCGGGCTTTTGACCCAACTGGGCAATGGCTATCTGGTTAGTCAGCAGCGATTCAAGGCATCGGCCTGTTATTTGATCGCCAAAGCGTTGTCGCCTCTGGCACACGCCGCGCGGGTGAATCTAGGTTTCGCGGCGATTGCGCGAGGAGACGCCGTCTCGGCGATCTCGCATTTGGAAGGCGTGGATCGCGTGTACGCGGATGAGTCCAGCCTGGTCTGCTGGCCCTCCCGGGAAGGCACGGCTTGGCCTTACGATTCGTTCAGAATCGGCGATGCGTTTAACGCGCTGAAAGACCCCTCTGTCGAATGGCCCACGATCACCGTCATTACGCCTTCGTTCAATCAAGCTGCGTACGTGGAGGAAACGCTGCTCTCGATCCTGAACCAGGAATACCCCCGGCTCCAATACATTGTCGTTGACGGGGGATCGACGGATGGTACTTGCGAGATACTGGAACGTTATCGATCTCGGATTGATATCCTGATCATCGAACCCGATAAGGGACAAACTGACGCGATCAATAAAGGGCTCGCACAGGCAACTGGCGAACTGATCACTTGGGTAAACTCCGATGACCAGCTTGGCCCAGGAGCGCTGTTCATGCTAGCGGCAACCCACCTGGCCGAGGACGCTGACGTCATCGCCGGCTACTGTCTGGAGCACGCCAATCGTCAGTTCAAGTTGATTAACCTGCCGGCAGCCGATCCAAAAACCTTTAACATCGAACACCTAGCGGACATTTTCCATTTCTGGCTTAAAGGACACTTCTTCTACCAGCCCGAGGTGATCTTTACCCGGCGAATCCTTGACCGTGTCGGACCCGAGCTGAACCGGAATCTGTACTTCACAATGGATTACGAGTTCTGGTGTCGCTGCGCCAAGGCCGGAGCCCGTTTTGCAAAGGCTAGGTGGCCGGTGGCAATGTTCCGAAAGCACGATGCTCAGAAGACTTCTGACCTGGATCGAACCGTGATCGAGCAGGGTGAAGTCCGCGACACCTTCGTTAAGCCGGGACCTGATTTTGAGCGCAAGCTGGAGATCGCAGGTCGTTTGGCGAAGGGGTTTTCGACGCCCACGCCCCGCTTGACTGTCGTCAGTACTCGCGCCCCGCGATTTTTCTCGCCTGACACGGCTCGCGAACTCTCGGATCAGCCGATCGAAGGCGTCAATGTTCGCTTCATCTCGGATTTGGCAAAGATCGATCCGGATGATCCAAGTCCGGTTCTGCTGCTGGTACACCTGCATAATGAGCAGGCGGGCCTTCGCAAACTCAGAGAGGCCAAGTACCGAGCTCCGGTCATCGGCTGGCACTGGGACAGTCATCACCACGTGTTCGAGAATTTCCGGTGTTCTGCCGACCTCGACCTGTTTTCATCCGGCCACGCATTCTCGGGCGGTTACCTTCGTGCTTCCGGTCGCATCATGGTTGAAAGCGTTCCCCTCTGCGTGACCCAGTGGACAAAAGCCGAGGCAGCTGAGCTATACGTTAGATTCTCCAGAGCAACACGGAAAGACTCGCTCTATGGCGGCTTTGTTCGCTATGAGTTTGCCAGGCGACGAAACACGCTCATTGAACAACTGCGATATCGAGGGATGGAAGACGTTTATTTTCTCGAAGAATCGGAGTCGGGCGCTTACTTCAATCGGTCAGCGGAAGAAAGATTCCGAGACTGGACTACCTACAAGACATCGCTCTGCCTGCCGCTGGGTGGCGACCTGTCCATGCGATTTTTCGACGCCCTTTTGACTGGCCAGATCCCGATCGTTCCGCGCGATGTCCATGACTTGGATTTAGTCATTTCCCCTGAGCTTCAACAGGAACTGCCGGTCATTCGATTCGATCAATATGACCCCGAGCAAGTATGCGCGGCACACGCGACCGCGCTCGCAAGATATGATCTTGACGGCGCCGCGGGTGCGCACAAGCGGCATCTCTATGCACTTGAGAACCATATGATGTCGCAACGGTTGGCACAGTTTATCAGGCTACTGAAGCAACATGGTGCCCCTTATCGAGGGAGAGTGTCGCAGTGA
- a CDS encoding ABC transporter ATP-binding protein, with translation MKYIPRVFRYLLPYWRLAVVSALLILLASLVGLLMPWPLKFLVDSVLGEEPTPWWVTATFGKFASDRYAMMYVAVIAGLGVTLLSDLVHVLSNYAQTKLEQLMVLDVRSDLFEHSQRLSVSYHEQKRSGMLIYIINSLGDAVVGVLMTIPPLVQSVLTLIGMFIVSMTIDPWLALVSLVVVPFLYYSVGYYAKHIQSRLYEVRGLEGETLSVIHEAISMIRVILAFGRSDHESHRHRKLGLKAIDARVKITIRQTLFTMAVNAITAGGTALVLAVGARHALSGKLTVGQLLVVLAYIASVYKPLESISYTIGGLQDKFVNLGIAFGLLDTEPDIKDSPNARAIDRVRGAVRFDNVKFSYPGREDTLKDVSIDVKPGEVVAIVGPTGAGKSTLISLLPRFYDPDGGRIEIDGINIHDITLKSLRHQIALVQQEPLLFSGSIMDNIRYGRLEATDEEVVNAAKAANAHDFVERLPEGYRTELGERGTKVSGGERQRIAIARAFLKDAPILILDEPTSAIDSKTEQVILDALDRLMVGRTTFIIAHRLSTIRHADQIVAIEAGRVVESGTHDALLLRNGLYRQLYDIQTGKRRRQRDDDAIVNPTEVNADTSNSDEVAEVIQ, from the coding sequence GTGAAATACATTCCTCGCGTTTTTCGATATCTCCTTCCCTATTGGCGCCTCGCAGTGGTGTCGGCACTGCTCATCCTCCTGGCGTCACTAGTCGGACTGTTGATGCCCTGGCCTTTGAAGTTCCTTGTGGACAGCGTCCTGGGAGAGGAACCCACGCCATGGTGGGTCACCGCTACATTCGGAAAGTTCGCGAGCGACCGGTACGCGATGATGTACGTCGCGGTTATTGCGGGACTGGGCGTCACCCTCCTGTCAGATCTGGTTCACGTCTTAAGCAACTACGCACAGACAAAGCTCGAGCAGCTCATGGTGCTCGATGTTCGCAGCGACCTGTTTGAACATTCGCAGCGGCTCTCGGTTTCGTACCATGAGCAAAAGCGATCGGGGATGCTGATTTACATCATCAATTCGCTCGGCGACGCCGTGGTCGGCGTGTTGATGACAATCCCGCCCCTGGTGCAAAGCGTATTGACGCTCATCGGGATGTTTATCGTTTCGATGACGATCGACCCATGGCTTGCGCTCGTCTCGCTCGTTGTGGTCCCCTTCCTCTACTACTCCGTTGGGTATTACGCAAAGCACATTCAGTCGCGGCTTTATGAAGTCCGCGGACTCGAAGGCGAGACGCTGTCAGTGATCCATGAAGCGATCTCAATGATTCGTGTGATTCTGGCCTTCGGTCGTTCAGACCATGAGTCGCACCGGCACCGCAAGCTCGGCCTGAAGGCGATCGACGCGAGGGTCAAGATCACCATCCGGCAGACGCTGTTCACGATGGCAGTCAATGCCATCACCGCCGGCGGGACGGCACTTGTCCTGGCAGTGGGTGCGCGGCACGCGCTGTCGGGAAAACTGACGGTCGGACAGTTGCTTGTCGTGCTGGCTTACATCGCCTCGGTCTACAAGCCACTTGAATCAATTAGCTACACCATCGGGGGACTGCAGGACAAGTTCGTGAATCTCGGCATCGCATTCGGCCTGCTCGACACGGAGCCAGACATTAAGGATTCACCCAACGCCCGCGCGATCGATCGTGTGCGCGGTGCAGTACGATTCGACAACGTTAAGTTCAGCTACCCCGGTCGCGAAGATACGCTCAAAGACGTCAGTATCGATGTGAAACCCGGCGAGGTCGTTGCAATCGTCGGCCCGACCGGAGCGGGAAAGAGTACGCTGATCAGTCTCCTCCCAAGATTCTACGATCCCGATGGCGGCAGGATTGAGATCGACGGGATCAATATCCATGACATTACCCTCAAGTCTCTTCGCCACCAGATCGCGCTCGTTCAGCAGGAACCGCTGCTGTTCAGCGGATCGATCATGGACAACATCCGCTACGGCCGGCTGGAGGCGACCGACGAAGAAGTGGTAAACGCCGCGAAAGCGGCCAACGCTCACGACTTCGTTGAGCGCCTGCCTGAAGGGTATCGAACCGAACTTGGCGAGCGCGGCACGAAAGTTTCCGGTGGAGAGCGGCAACGCATCGCGATCGCCCGCGCCTTCCTGAAAGACGCTCCAATCCTGATCCTCGATGAGCCGACCAGCGCGATCGACTCCAAGACCGAGCAGGTCATCCTCGACGCGCTGGACCGGCTGATGGTCGGGCGAACCACCTTCATTATTGCCCATCGCCTGTCGACGATTCGTCACGCCGACCAGATCGTCGCGATCGAAGCCGGGCGGGTGGTCGAGAGCGGTACGCACGATGCGTTGCTGCTGCGAAACGGGCTGTATCGCCAGCTATATGACATCCAAACCGGAAAACGTCGGCGACAGAGGGATGACGATGCGATCGTCAATCCGACGGAAGTGAATGCAGACACAAGCAACTCGGATGAAGTGGCGGAGGTGATTCAATGA
- a CDS encoding PIG-L deacetylase family protein, translated as MNLLPGESAGNVVVISPHPDDESIGCGGTIRRHVMAGDKVTLLFLTSGEGGGHGRPASETGPLREQEATTAGTLLGVAHIDFWRLPDGKVRSDQTLVFRLAEYLKSIDARAVFVTHEAEAHPDHRAAARLVRRAAGELIEQRIEPPALWGYEVWTPMQEFEYVVDISEQLTVKLEAVRAHKSQCAVMRFDESAQGLARYRGEMHSWPGGDYAEVFQEPPPIRARRAAQGRSVGRQAGGRK; from the coding sequence ATGAATCTACTTCCAGGAGAATCCGCAGGGAACGTCGTCGTGATCAGTCCGCATCCGGACGATGAATCGATCGGCTGCGGCGGAACGATTCGGCGTCATGTGATGGCCGGAGACAAGGTCACTTTGCTGTTTCTGACATCAGGAGAAGGCGGTGGGCACGGGCGGCCTGCATCGGAGACCGGCCCGCTTCGCGAGCAGGAGGCGACCACCGCCGGAACATTGCTCGGCGTAGCGCACATCGATTTCTGGCGGTTGCCCGATGGGAAGGTTCGGTCTGACCAGACGCTCGTCTTCCGGCTGGCGGAGTATCTGAAATCCATTGATGCCCGAGCCGTGTTCGTCACGCACGAAGCGGAGGCACACCCGGATCACCGCGCGGCGGCTCGGCTCGTTCGGCGCGCGGCCGGGGAATTGATCGAACAGCGCATCGAGCCGCCTGCCCTCTGGGGCTACGAGGTATGGACACCCATGCAGGAGTTTGAGTACGTCGTCGACATCTCCGAACAGTTGACCGTCAAGCTGGAAGCGGTCCGGGCCCACAAGAGCCAGTGCGCCGTCATGCGATTCGACGAATCTGCGCAAGGGCTGGCCCGGTACCGCGGCGAAATGCATTCCTGGCCCGGCGGTGATTACGCCGAGGTGTTCCAGGAACCGCCGCCCATTCGAGCACGCCGCGCCGCTCAGGGCCGTTCCGTCGGCCGACAAGCTGGGGGACGCAAGTGA
- a CDS encoding glycosyltransferase family 4 protein, protein MTLAGTGSIPTDADAACEESPVLPGAPLHICLVSQEFPPSTARGGIGTQTYLKAHGLAALGHSVRVISRSNDAERHEYFDGPVHVIRVPGMDHQFGIHTTIADWVTYSASVASAIAASHEASPIDIIDFPEWGCEGFVHLLNRSQWNSIPTVIHLHGPLVMFGHKIGWPELESEFFRTGTAMEGACLRMADRIFSSSDCSRDWCAREYGIDAANVPTIHTGVDVELFRPLGGSGSEQLTIVFVGNLSLNKGVGVLADAALRLVLEFPSLRVKLLGSPKPDLAESLRERAAACGVPNLFDFLGFVDRNDVPRHLSAADVFAAPSCYEGGPGFVYLEAMACGIPVIACSGSGSSEAVVDGETGLLVPPNDSGALVTALRRLLSDTALRQSMGQRGRAEVLRRADSRKCIRDIEAFYAQTVATLRSQGER, encoded by the coding sequence ATGACCCTGGCGGGAACGGGCTCAATTCCGACCGATGCCGATGCGGCATGCGAAGAGTCACCGGTACTGCCGGGGGCACCGCTCCATATTTGTCTCGTGTCGCAGGAATTCCCGCCGAGTACGGCACGTGGCGGAATCGGGACACAGACGTACCTCAAGGCACACGGCCTGGCAGCACTTGGGCATTCGGTTCGGGTGATCTCTCGAAGTAATGATGCCGAGCGGCATGAATACTTCGACGGTCCCGTCCACGTCATCCGCGTTCCTGGAATGGATCACCAGTTCGGCATTCACACGACGATCGCCGATTGGGTGACGTATAGCGCTTCCGTAGCGTCGGCGATAGCCGCCAGCCACGAGGCGTCACCGATCGACATCATCGACTTTCCGGAATGGGGCTGTGAAGGTTTCGTTCACCTGCTCAACCGGTCACAGTGGAACTCGATTCCCACCGTGATTCATCTGCACGGACCACTGGTCATGTTCGGGCACAAGATTGGCTGGCCAGAGCTCGAATCCGAGTTCTTCCGTACCGGGACAGCTATGGAGGGTGCTTGTCTTCGCATGGCCGATCGGATCTTTTCGTCCAGCGACTGCTCTCGGGACTGGTGTGCTCGGGAGTACGGTATCGATGCAGCAAACGTACCGACGATTCACACAGGTGTAGACGTTGAACTGTTCCGACCGCTCGGTGGCTCCGGGTCAGAGCAGTTGACGATTGTTTTTGTTGGAAACTTATCGCTCAACAAGGGTGTGGGAGTACTGGCCGATGCGGCGCTTCGCTTGGTATTGGAGTTTCCAAGTCTGCGGGTGAAGCTGCTTGGATCACCGAAGCCGGACCTCGCCGAATCGCTGCGCGAGCGTGCGGCCGCTTGCGGCGTGCCCAATCTGTTTGACTTCCTCGGGTTCGTCGACCGAAACGACGTGCCTAGGCACCTATCGGCAGCCGACGTCTTTGCTGCACCGTCGTGCTATGAAGGCGGACCCGGGTTCGTCTACCTAGAAGCGATGGCATGTGGGATCCCGGTCATCGCATGCTCAGGCTCGGGCAGCTCCGAAGCAGTGGTCGATGGTGAGACCGGCCTTCTCGTTCCGCCAAATGATTCCGGCGCGCTGGTCACCGCGCTGCGACGACTACTTTCAGACACAGCACTACGGCAGTCCATGGGCCAGCGCGGCCGGGCAGAGGTCTTGCGGCGGGCCGACAGTCGCAAATGCATCCGAGATATTGAAGCGTTCTACGCTCAAACGGTGGCGACCCTTCGTAGCCAGGGGGAGCGATGA
- a CDS encoding phosphotransferase, producing MQSQLVQPSTIRDTAKLNASSPGALRALTAWFQLQPTSSPTEAARLTDDLDRDVYRLAGAGPGGEPIIAKKCSCDEAAQERLAYTQILPNLRLEPTLRYFGDVPDSDGKCWMFVEDAGPGAYDMGSPRCRRIAGTWLGRFHASAMIVGKHPSLCERGTAWFESMLDECRSLVVDVQTAAFLTKDDRRALQEVRACCDRLATRREAIHAICAATPSTVTHGDLAGRNMRVRETLVGPTLVVFDWPDVAWGPPAIDLVISTDQTATDTASPDLEAYCAAVSVAWPDVTRGRVETLAKVGELFWHVFALRLDAASIEPGYVERPISHMADYCNGIMGAMSALGWNK from the coding sequence ATGCAATCCCAGTTGGTCCAACCGTCCACAATCCGAGACACGGCGAAGCTTAATGCATCGTCGCCTGGGGCTCTTCGCGCGCTGACCGCCTGGTTTCAACTTCAACCAACATCGTCTCCGACAGAGGCTGCGAGGCTGACCGACGATCTGGACCGCGACGTCTATCGACTCGCTGGCGCCGGGCCTGGTGGTGAGCCGATCATCGCGAAGAAATGCAGCTGTGACGAAGCCGCCCAGGAACGCCTCGCGTACACGCAGATCCTTCCCAATTTGAGATTGGAACCGACGCTCCGCTATTTCGGAGACGTTCCGGATTCTGACGGCAAGTGCTGGATGTTCGTCGAAGACGCCGGCCCAGGCGCCTACGACATGGGCTCGCCTCGCTGCCGCCGGATCGCGGGGACCTGGCTCGGACGCTTTCACGCCTCGGCGATGATCGTCGGCAAGCACCCGTCCCTGTGCGAGCGAGGAACTGCATGGTTTGAATCCATGCTCGACGAATGCCGAAGCCTCGTCGTCGACGTGCAAACCGCAGCATTCCTGACCAAGGATGACCGCCGTGCATTGCAGGAAGTCCGAGCTTGTTGCGATCGGCTTGCCACTCGTCGTGAAGCGATTCACGCGATCTGCGCCGCGACACCTTCAACCGTCACGCACGGCGATCTGGCGGGCAGAAACATGCGGGTTCGTGAGACCCTCGTCGGTCCGACACTCGTCGTGTTCGACTGGCCCGATGTCGCCTGGGGACCACCGGCGATAGATCTTGTGATCTCAACCGACCAGACTGCGACGGATACTGCGAGTCCGGACTTGGAGGCTTACTGTGCGGCCGTTTCTGTCGCCTGGCCTGATGTGACGCGGGGCCGGGTGGAGACTCTCGCAAAGGTTGGCGAGCTGTTCTGGCATGTGTTCGCTCTGAGGCTCGATGCCGCCTCGATCGAACCCGGGTATGTCGAACGGCCCATTTCCCACATGGCCGACTACTGCAATGGAATCATGGGCGCGATGAGCGCGCTAGGTTGGAACAAATGA